In Porites lutea chromosome 9, jaPorLute2.1, whole genome shotgun sequence, a single window of DNA contains:
- the LOC140947759 gene encoding tumor suppressor candidate 2-like, with protein sequence MGSVVSNMYGGMQYMLGCGGEKQSLDCCHYLRNATPFVRTRSSSMYFDEDGDLAHEFYEEVRPSKRGKKSYMKKVTRRLLPQGLVELPFPRLHVDFPVVMCEAY encoded by the exons ATGGGATCGGTTGTATCTAATATGTATGGAGGAATGCAGTACATGCTGGGCTGTGGGGGAGAAAAACAAAGCCTTGATTGTTGCCACTACTTGAGAAATGCGACGCCGTTCGTTCGCACTCGATCAAG ttcGATGTATTTTGATGAAGATGGTGATTTGGCACATGAATTTTATGAAGAAGTACGACCCAGCAAGAGAGGAAAGAAATCCTATATGAAGAAAGTAACACGACGTCTACTCCCCCAGGGATTGGTAGAGTTACCCTTTCCAAGACTCCATGTCGACTTTCCGGTTGTCATGTGTGAAGCATATtga